A portion of the Malania oleifera isolate guangnan ecotype guangnan chromosome 3, ASM2987363v1, whole genome shotgun sequence genome contains these proteins:
- the LOC131152212 gene encoding uncharacterized protein LOC131152212, with translation MKKKYQGSARVKRAQLQALRKDFETLQMKDGESVTSYCARTMEISKKMQFHGEKMDDVTIVEKILRSLKATFDYIVCSIEESKDIDAFSLDELQSSLLVHEQKMNRSSTSEEQALKASTSTHF, from the coding sequence ATGAAGAAAAAATATCAAGGCTCTGCTAGAGTGAAGCGTGCACAACTTCAAGCTTTGAGAAAAGATTTTGAGACTCTACAAATGAAGGATGGGGAATCTGTCACTAGCTATTGTGCCAGGACAATGGAGATCAGCAAAAAAATGCAATTTCATGGTGAGAAGATGGACGATGTCACCATTGTGGAGAAGATATTGCGTTCCCTGAAAGCAACGTTTGATTATATCGTGTGTTCAATTGAAGAATCGAAAGACATAGATGCATTCTCTCTTGATGAACTACAGAGCTCCTTGCTAGTCCATGAACAAAAGATGAACCGAAGTTCAACTTCAGAGGAGCAAGCTTTGAAGGCTTCTACCTCTACTCATTTCTAA